From Psychroflexus torquis ATCC 700755, the proteins below share one genomic window:
- the infA gene encoding translation initiation factor IF-1, whose translation MAKQPSIEQDGTIIEALSNAMFRVELENEHIVTAHISGKMRMHYIKLLPGDKVKLEMSPYDLTKARITYRY comes from the coding sequence ATGGCAAAACAACCCTCAATAGAACAAGACGGTACAATTATAGAAGCACTGTCTAATGCGATGTTTCGTGTGGAACTTGAAAATGAGCATATTGTTACTGCTCACATATCTGGTAAAATGAGAATGCATTACATAAAATTATTACCTGGCGATAAAGTAAAATTAGAAATGAGTCCTTACGATTTAACTAAGGCTCGAATAACTTACAGATACTAA
- the rpsM gene encoding 30S ribosomal protein S13, which produces MARIAGVDIPKQKRGVIALTYIFGIGNSRAKKVLKEAGVDESIKVSDWNDDQIGKIRDEVGKNTIEGELRSQVQIHIKRLMDIGCYRGIRHRSGLPLRGQRTKNNSRTRKGRRKTVANKKKVTK; this is translated from the coding sequence ATGGCTAGAATTGCAGGTGTAGATATACCAAAACAAAAAAGAGGAGTTATAGCTTTAACCTATATCTTCGGAATCGGTAACAGTAGAGCTAAGAAAGTTCTCAAAGAAGCCGGTGTAGACGAAAGTATCAAAGTTTCAGATTGGAATGATGATCAAATCGGTAAGATTAGAGATGAAGTCGGTAAAAATACTATCGAAGGAGAATTGAGATCTCAAGTTCAAATTCACATCAAAAGATTGATGGATATTGGATGTTATAGAGGTATTAGACATAGATCTGGTTTACCATTAAGAGGTCAAAGAACCAAAAACAACTCTCGTACAAGAAAAGGACGAAGAAAAACAGTTGCTAATAAGAAAAAAGTAACTAAATAA
- the secY gene encoding preprotein translocase subunit SecY, which yields MKFFETLKNIWKIEELKNRILLTLGLLLVYRFGAQIVLPGIDAAQLASLSNQTDGGILGLLNAFTGGAFSNASVFALGIMPYISASIVVQLMTIAIPYLQKLQKEGDSGRKKITQITRWLTIAITLVQGPGYIINLYNILPSSAFLMDSTFTFVVSSVIILTTGCIFAMWLGEKITDKGIGNGISLLIMVGIIATLPQAFIQEFISRVTESNGGLILILIELVIWFVIILAAVMLVRAVRQIPVQYARKNASGKFEKASVGGARQFIPLRLNASGVMPIIFAQAIMFIPAAVAGLSDSEMAQGITAAFQNMFGFWYSLVFGILIIVFTYFYTAITVPTNKMADDLKRSGGFIPGIRPGSETSEYLDRVMSQITLPGSIFLALIAVFPAVIVSLLNVQQGWGLFFGGTSLLIMVGVAIDTIQQVNSYLLNRHYDGLMKSGKNRKAVA from the coding sequence ATGAAGTTTTTTGAAACATTAAAGAATATCTGGAAAATTGAGGAGTTGAAGAATAGAATTCTTCTTACTCTTGGTTTGTTATTGGTGTATAGATTTGGTGCACAAATTGTTTTGCCTGGGATCGATGCAGCTCAGTTAGCTAGTCTTTCTAACCAGACAGACGGTGGTATTTTGGGTTTATTAAATGCTTTTACAGGTGGTGCTTTTTCTAACGCTTCAGTTTTTGCTTTAGGAATTATGCCATATATCTCTGCGTCTATTGTAGTCCAGTTGATGACTATAGCTATTCCGTATCTTCAAAAATTACAGAAGGAAGGCGATAGTGGTAGAAAGAAAATTACTCAGATCACGCGTTGGTTAACCATTGCTATCACATTGGTGCAAGGACCTGGATATATTATTAATTTATATAATATACTTCCTTCCTCCGCCTTCTTAATGGATAGTACTTTCACCTTCGTGGTATCCTCTGTTATAATTCTTACTACAGGTTGTATTTTTGCAATGTGGTTAGGTGAGAAAATTACAGATAAAGGTATTGGTAATGGAATTTCACTTTTAATTATGGTTGGTATTATTGCAACCTTACCTCAAGCTTTTATTCAAGAATTTATATCTAGAGTTACTGAATCTAATGGTGGTTTAATCTTAATACTAATTGAATTGGTTATTTGGTTCGTTATCATCTTAGCAGCCGTGATGTTAGTAAGAGCGGTAAGACAAATTCCTGTTCAATATGCAAGGAAGAACGCTTCAGGTAAATTTGAAAAGGCTTCAGTTGGAGGTGCTAGACAATTTATACCCCTTAGGCTTAATGCTTCAGGAGTAATGCCTATTATATTTGCTCAGGCTATTATGTTTATTCCAGCAGCTGTTGCAGGTCTTTCAGATTCTGAAATGGCCCAAGGTATTACAGCAGCATTCCAAAATATGTTTGGATTCTGGTATAGCTTAGTGTTTGGAATCTTAATTATTGTGTTTACTTATTTCTATACGGCAATAACGGTTCCTACCAATAAAATGGCTGATGATCTAAAGCGTAGTGGTGGTTTTATTCCAGGCATTCGTCCTGGATCAGAAACGTCTGAATATTTAGATAGAGTAATGTCTCAAATCACATTACCTGGATCTATATTTTTAGCCCTTATTGCAGTTTTTCCTGCAGTAATTGTTTCATTACTTAATGTACAGCAAGGATGGGGTTTATTCTTTGGTGGAACTTCATTATTGATTATGGTAGGAGTTGCAATCGATACTATACAACAAGTAAACTCATACCTTTTGAATAGACATTACGATGGATTAATGAAATCTGGTAAAAATAGAAAAGCAGTCGCATAA
- the ykgO gene encoding type B 50S ribosomal protein L36: MKVRASIKKRSSDCKIVRRKGRLYVINKKNPKFKQRQG; this comes from the coding sequence ATGAAAGTTAGAGCATCAATAAAGAAAAGAAGTTCTGATTGTAAGATAGTTCGTAGAAAAGGACGTCTTTATGTCATCAATAAGAAAAATCCTAAATTCAAACAAAGACAAGGTTAA
- the rplO gene encoding 50S ribosomal protein L15 — protein MELHNLKPARGSVKTTTKRLGRGQATGNGGTAGRGHKGAKSRSGYSRKIGFEGGQMPLQRRVPKFGFTNPNRVEYQTINLDRLQELVDHKLITDSIDFDILHSMDQVNKNLPLKVLGRGELKAKLKVSAHKFSASAKLAIEAAGGEAITT, from the coding sequence ATGGAATTACATAATTTAAAACCTGCCAGAGGTTCCGTTAAAACCACTACCAAAAGACTTGGTAGAGGTCAGGCGACTGGAAACGGTGGTACTGCTGGTAGAGGACATAAAGGTGCTAAATCCCGTTCAGGTTACTCGAGAAAAATTGGATTTGAAGGTGGTCAAATGCCACTTCAAAGACGAGTTCCTAAATTCGGATTTACAAATCCTAATAGAGTAGAATATCAAACCATTAATTTGGATCGTCTTCAAGAACTTGTGGATCATAAATTGATTACAGATTCTATTGATTTTGATATTTTACACAGCATGGATCAAGTCAATAAAAACCTTCCCCTTAAAGTTTTAGGTAGAGGTGAATTGAAAGCTAAATTGAAAGTTTCTGCTCACAAATTTTCCGCTTCTGCAAAATTAGCAATTGAAGCAGCTGGAGGAGAAGCTATCACTACTTAA
- the rpmD gene encoding 50S ribosomal protein L30 has product MARIKVTKTKSAIKRPKNQKLTLEAMGLRKIGHSNEFDVSSSLMGMVNKVKHLVSVQEIN; this is encoded by the coding sequence ATGGCTAGAATTAAAGTTACTAAAACCAAGAGCGCTATTAAGCGTCCAAAAAACCAAAAGCTTACATTAGAGGCTATGGGTTTAAGAAAAATTGGCCACTCTAACGAATTTGACGTATCAAGTTCTTTAATGGGAATGGTTAATAAAGTTAAACATTTAGTTTCTGTACAAGAAATAAACTAA